From Candidatus Manganitrophus morganii, the proteins below share one genomic window:
- the asnB gene encoding asparagine synthase (glutamine-hydrolyzing), with product MCGLSGCLDISLQRGPGELESIVTRMADALAHRGPDDRGVWVDAEAGIALGHRRLSIIDLSPEGHQPMASASGRYMIAFNGEVYNFRGLRQELEGAGGRFRGHSDTEVMLEAISCWGVEGAVRRLNGMFAFALWDRKERRLHLVRDRLGEKPLYYGWMGSAFLFGSELKSLCAHPEFRGAIDRGALTLYLRHNYIPAPYSIYKGIYKLPAGMMLNLNLSASRSLPPPVPYWSFREVAEAGMAHPFEGSAEEAADALETLLKDAVKMRMEADVPLGAFLSGGIDSSTVVALMQAQSKQAVKTFTIGFSERAYNEADHAKAVAQHLETDHTELYVTPEEAMATIPSLPILYDEPFADSSQIPTFLISKLARQHVTVSLSGDGGDELFGGYRRYFIAQRLWNLIGSIPGGIRDVTAGGIEGVSPFIPFMSDKAERLAEILKVEGAEAMYHAAISHTNKPADFVLDAVEPSTVFSDPGAWIKTPHFIEQMMYLDTLTYLPEDILTKVDRASMGVSLEARVPLLDHRVVEFARRLPLSIKIQDGKGKAPLCRILKKYVPSELFERPKMGFGIPLDVWLRGPLREWGEALLNQEQLRRDGFFHPEKVRRLWEGHLSGKWNRQYLLWNLLMFQAWLRTTKNSGG from the coding sequence ATGTGTGGTCTGAGCGGTTGCCTCGACATTTCTCTCCAAAGAGGTCCGGGCGAACTGGAATCGATCGTCACCCGAATGGCCGACGCCCTTGCCCACCGGGGCCCGGACGATCGCGGCGTCTGGGTCGATGCGGAGGCCGGCATCGCCTTGGGCCATCGCCGTCTCTCCATCATCGATCTTTCCCCGGAGGGTCATCAGCCGATGGCGTCGGCCTCCGGCCGTTACATGATCGCTTTCAACGGAGAGGTCTACAACTTTAGAGGATTGCGTCAGGAGCTGGAAGGGGCGGGCGGGCGCTTCCGGGGCCATTCGGATACGGAGGTGATGCTTGAAGCGATCAGCTGTTGGGGAGTGGAAGGGGCGGTTCGCCGATTGAACGGCATGTTCGCCTTTGCCTTGTGGGATCGTAAAGAGCGGCGGCTCCACCTGGTTCGCGACCGTTTGGGAGAGAAGCCGCTCTATTATGGATGGATGGGGAGCGCATTTCTCTTCGGATCGGAATTGAAAAGCCTTTGCGCCCACCCGGAATTTCGGGGAGCAATCGATCGCGGTGCCTTGACCCTCTACCTCCGGCATAATTATATTCCGGCGCCTTATTCGATCTATAAAGGAATTTACAAATTACCGGCCGGGATGATGCTGAATTTAAATCTTTCCGCCAGCCGATCGCTGCCGCCGCCCGTGCCTTACTGGTCGTTCAGGGAGGTGGCCGAAGCGGGGATGGCGCATCCGTTCGAAGGCTCCGCCGAGGAAGCCGCCGACGCGTTGGAGACCCTTTTGAAGGATGCAGTCAAGATGAGGATGGAGGCCGATGTTCCCCTGGGAGCGTTCCTCTCGGGCGGGATCGACTCTTCCACCGTGGTGGCGCTGATGCAGGCGCAAAGCAAACAGGCGGTGAAGACCTTTACGATCGGCTTCAGCGAAAGAGCTTATAATGAAGCGGACCATGCAAAGGCGGTCGCGCAGCATCTGGAGACCGATCATACCGAGCTTTATGTCACCCCCGAAGAGGCGATGGCCACCATCCCATCCTTGCCGATTCTCTATGATGAGCCTTTCGCCGATTCTTCTCAGATTCCAACCTTTCTTATTTCTAAACTGGCGCGTCAACATGTGACGGTGAGTCTCTCCGGCGACGGCGGGGATGAGCTTTTTGGGGGATATCGGCGATATTTTATCGCGCAGCGGCTTTGGAATCTGATCGGATCGATTCCCGGAGGGATCAGAGACGTGACCGCCGGAGGAATCGAGGGGGTGTCTCCTTTCATCCCATTTATGAGTGATAAAGCGGAGCGGCTCGCTGAGATTCTGAAGGTCGAAGGGGCGGAAGCAATGTACCACGCTGCCATCTCCCATACGAATAAGCCGGCCGACTTTGTTCTCGATGCGGTCGAGCCGTCGACGGTGTTCAGCGATCCCGGCGCTTGGATCAAGACGCCCCATTTTATCGAGCAGATGATGTATCTCGATACGTTGACCTATTTGCCGGAAGATATCTTGACCAAGGTCGACCGGGCGAGTATGGGGGTCAGCCTTGAGGCGAGGGTCCCCCTGCTGGATCATCGTGTCGTTGAATTTGCGCGGCGTCTCCCCCTCTCTATAAAAATCCAAGACGGAAAAGGGAAAGCGCCGCTCTGTCGAATACTGAAAAAATATGTTCCGTCCGAATTGTTCGAGCGCCCCAAAATGGGTTTTGGAATCCCCCTCGATGTTTGGCTCCGCGGCCCGCTCCGGGAATGGGGGGAGGCCCTTCTCAATCAAGAGCAGCTTCGGCGCGATGGTTTTTTTCATCCGGAAAAGGTTCGCCGTCTCTGGGAGGGGCACCTCTCCGGAAAATGGAATCGGCAGTATCTCTTGTGGAATTTGCTCATGTTCCAAGCCTGGTTGAGAACAACGAAAAATTCCGGCGGATAA